One Solanum pennellii chromosome 10, SPENNV200 genomic region harbors:
- the LOC114074303 gene encoding LOW QUALITY PROTEIN: uncharacterized protein LOC114074303 (The sequence of the model RefSeq protein was modified relative to this genomic sequence to represent the inferred CDS: substituted 2 bases at 2 genomic stop codons) has product FLQILLLLIYFHIFKKKKFVQRMQQMKTLSPAAYEWLNEFPLEKWTMYKDGGRRWGAMTTNVSESYNDLLKKARGLPMTAMVRMTFKALVDRFVERNKLAIALLXNNMTXPLAIDKKFNDYYQSAQGHIDMMTYNTGDGVFEILTFAHDGKGGNVHKVTAKGKKCSCEKWRNYHMPCSHTIKFCGLREIKSKYVSKF; this is encoded by the exons tttcttcagaTTTTGCTTCTGttgatttattttcatatatttaaa AAGAAAAAGTTTGTACAACGGATGCAACAAATGAAAACATTGTCTCCTGCAGCATATGAATGGTTAAATGAATTTCCTTTGGAAAAATGGACAATGTATAAGGATGGTGGTCGTAGATGGGGTGCCATGACGACAAATGTGTCTGAGTCATATAATGATTTATTGAAAAAAGCTCGGGGGCTTCCTATGACTGCCATGGTTCGAATGACGTTCAAAGCTCTCGTTGATCGTTTTGTCGAAAGAAACAAGCTTGCAATTgcattactttaaaataatatgacaTGACCTCTTGCgatagataaaaaatttaatgattattatcAAAGCGCTCAAGGGCACATAGATATGATGACTTACAACACTGGTGATGGAGTTTTTGAAATTCTTACTTTTGCTCATGATGGTAAAGGTGGAAATGTCCACAAGGTTACTGCAAAAGGTAAGAAATGTTCTTGtgaaaaatggagaaattaTCATATGCCTTGCTCGCATACCATCAAATTTTGTGGACTTCGCGAAATCAAGTCAAAATATGTAAGTAAAttctaa
- the LOC107032249 gene encoding ADP-ribosylation factor-related protein 1 — MFSLFYGLYKYMFSKTEFHVLILGIDKAGKTTLLEKIKSQYSNLEGLPPDRIVPTVGLNIGRVEASNTKLVFWDLGGQPGLRSIWEKYYEEAHAVIYVVDAASPSRFEDSKSALEKVLRHEDLQGAPLLILANKQDLADAVSAEEVARYLDLKKLDERAYTFLAVSSYDGLGIKESVNWLVDVMERSKRTEMLQLRAGANLISN; from the exons atgttttcattgttttatgGACTATATAAATACATGTTTAGCAAGACAGAGTTTCATGTCCTTATTCTTGGGATTGACAAAGCCGGGAAAACG ACATTGTTAGAGAAAATAAAGTCACAATACTCAAACTTGGAAGGCCTTCCACCAGATCGTATTGTTCCAACTGTGGGGCTCAATATTGGTCGTGTTGAAGCATCAAATACGAAGCTTGTATTTTGGGATTTAGGAGGTCAG CCCGGTCTTCGCTCAATCTGGGAGAAGTATTATGAAGAGGCACATGCTGTGATATATGTTGTTGATGCTGCTAGTCCGTCACGCTTTGAGGATTCTAAATCTGCACTTG AAAAAGTTCTCCGGCATGAGGATCTGCAAGGAGCCCCACTTCTGATATTAGCAAACAAGCAG GACCTTGCAGATGCTGTATCAGCAGAAGAAGTTGCCCGGTATCTCGATCTCAAGAAACTCGATGAGCGAGCTTATACCTTTCTAGCTGTTTCATCCTATGATGG GTTAGGAATCAAGGAAAGTGTGAATTGGCTTGTAGATGTAATGGAGAGGAGTAAAAGAACAGAAATGTTGCAACTCCGGGCAGGGGCAAACCTTATCTCTAATTAG
- the LOC107002451 gene encoding probable galacturonosyltransferase 7 isoform X2 gives MKGGILPAKRRWKGLVIAVLGLVLLSLLVPLVFLLGLHNGFHSSGYTTPQQSSASDDESTHVDDLMQRLEPTFPKDFGENIVVGKAENKTAGFPLLDGLPKERLGVNSTGVGDLTKKRHSTGVGDLANTKQSTGAGDLAKAKQSTAVGELGKKEQSTDVGDLGKTKQSTGVGDLAKAKQTTGVGDLAKAKQSTGVGDLATAKQSIGAGDLGKKKQSTNVGSTPGATENIRDIDEGEKLCELKFGSYCLWRRNHKEKVNDFTVRKMKDLLYVARAYYPSIAKLPALDKLSHEMKQNIQDFERVLSVTTVDKDLPPLTDQKLPKMESVIAQAKACRVDCSNVDKKFRQLVDLTEDEATFHMRQSAFLYQLAVQTMPKSHHCLSMRLTVEYFRDPPPDIDQSLVERLLNPDLHHFVIFSSNVLASSAVINSTVTHAKESENQVFHVVTDKQNYFAMKLWFSRNKYMEATVEVLNIEDHKLVNNKASMSIHLSLPEEYRVSFHKVDGPPTTEYLSVFSHSHYLLPEIFPSLKKVVVLDDDIIVQRDLSVLWGINMDGKVNGAVQCCSVRLIQLQKLFADKRLDETSCAWMSGLNVIDLVRWKEQDISGTYLKLVTEMNSEEAVALRASLLTFQGEVYALDDKWVLSGLGYNYGVDIETVKNAKVLHYNGNMKPWLELGIRDYTVSWRKFLNQENQFLSDCNIN, from the exons ATGAAGGGTGGTATACTTCCGGCGAAGAGGCGATGGAAAGGTTTGGTAATTGCGGTGTTGGGTCTCGTTTTACTTTCATTGCTCGTGCCTCTAGTGTTTCTGCTTGGCCTCCATAACGGTTTTCACTCTTCGG GATATACAACACCACAACAAAGTTCAGCTTCA GATGATGAATCAACACATGTGGATGACCTAATGCAAAGATTGGAACCAACTTTTCCCAAG GATTTTGGGGAAAATATTGTTGTCGGGAAAGCGGAGAACAAGACTGCTG GATTTCCTTTGTTGGATGGATTGCCCAAAGAACGCTTAGGCGTAAAT AGCACAGGTGTTGGCGACTTAACCAAAAAAAGACACAGCACAGGTGTCGGTGACTTGGCAAATACAAAGCAGAGCACAGGTGCTGGTGACTTGGCAAAAGCAAAGCAGAGCACTGCTGTTGGTGAGTTGGGAAAAAAAGAGCAGAGCACAGATGTTGGTGACTTGGGAAAAACAAAGCAGAGCACAGGTGTTGGTGACTTGGCAAAAGCAAAGCAGACCACGGGTGTTGGTGACTTGGCAAAAGCAAAGCAGAGCACAGGTGTTGGTGACTTGGCAACAGCAAAGCAGAGCATAGGTGCTGGTGACTTGGGAAAAAAAAAGCAGAGCACCAATGTTGGTTCTACGCCTGGTGCCACCGAGAATATCAGAGACATTGATGAGGGTGAGAAATTATGTGAGCTAAAATTTGGGAGCTACTGTTTGTGGCGTCGCAATCACAAGGAGAAAGTGAATGATTTCACTGTTAGAAAGATGAAAGACTTGTTGTATGTGGCTCGGGCATATTACCCTAGCATCGCGAAGCTTCCGGCTCTTGACAAGCTGTCACATGAAATGAAGCAAAACATTCAAGACTTTGAGCGGGTGCTTAGTGTAACTACGGTGGACAAAGATCTTCCTCCTCT GACTGATCAGAAGCTACCTAAGATGGAATCTGTAATTGCTCAAGCAAAGGCATGCCGCGTAGATTGCAGTAATGTAGACAAGAAATTCAGACAACTAGTAGATCTTACTGAAGATGAAGCTACTTTCCATATGCGACAGAGTGCCTTCCTCTACCAACTAGCTGTTCAAACCATGCCCAAGAGTCATCATTGCCTGTCAATGCGATTAACTGTAGAGTATTTTAGAGACCCTCCTCCTGATATTGATCAGTCATTGGTAGAGAGACTTTTGAATCCAGATCTTCACCACTTCGTTATTTTCTCCAGCAATGTGCTAGCATCGTCTGCTGTAATTAACTCCACCGTAACACATGCAAAA GAAAGTGAGAATCAAGTATTTCATGTGGTAACAGATAAACAGAATTACTTTGCCATGAAGTTATGGTTCTCGAGGAATAAGTATATGGAGGCGACAGTTGAGGTGTTGAATATTGAAGATCATAAGCTGGTAAATAATAAGGCATCAATGTCTATTCATCTTTCCTTGCCTGAAGAATATCGTGTCTCCTTCCACAAGGTTGATGGGCCGCCAACAACAGAATACCTGTCTGTTTTTTCGCATTCCCATTATCTTCTTCCTGAGATATTCCCTAGTTTGAAGAAAGTCGTTGTCTTGGATGATGACATTATTGTGCAAAGAGACTTGTCAGTCTTATGGGGCATCAATATGGACGGGAAAGTGAATGGTGCGGTTCAGTGCTGCTCAGTTAGACTGATTCAACTGCAGAAACTTTTTGCTGACAAGAGATTGGATGAAACATCTTGTGCTTGGATGTCTGGATTAAATGTTATTGATCTAGTGAGGTGGAAGGAACAAGATATTTCTGGAACATATCTGAAGTTGGTAACAGAG ATGAATTCAGAAGAGGCTGTTGCATTGCGTGCAAGCTTGCTTACTTTTCAGGGTGAAGTTTACGCTCTTGATGATAAGTGGGTATTATCAGGACTGGGTTATAACTATGGAGTTGATATTGAAACTGTGAAGAATGCGAAAGTACTGCATTATAATGGTAACATGAAACCTTGGCTTGAGTTGGGCATCCGTGATTATACAGTTTCCTGGCGGAAGTTCCTAAACCAGGAAAATCAGTTTTTAAGTGATTGCAATATTAACTAG
- the LOC107002451 gene encoding probable galacturonosyltransferase 7 isoform X1 codes for MKGGILPAKRRWKGLVIAVLGLVLLSLLVPLVFLLGLHNGFHSSGYTTPQQSSASVGLRIYGRHYTPKIENQSEDDESTHVDDLMQRLEPTFPKDFGENIVVGKAENKTAGFPLLDGLPKERLGVNSTGVGDLTKKRHSTGVGDLANTKQSTGAGDLAKAKQSTAVGELGKKEQSTDVGDLGKTKQSTGVGDLAKAKQTTGVGDLAKAKQSTGVGDLATAKQSIGAGDLGKKKQSTNVGSTPGATENIRDIDEGEKLCELKFGSYCLWRRNHKEKVNDFTVRKMKDLLYVARAYYPSIAKLPALDKLSHEMKQNIQDFERVLSVTTVDKDLPPLTDQKLPKMESVIAQAKACRVDCSNVDKKFRQLVDLTEDEATFHMRQSAFLYQLAVQTMPKSHHCLSMRLTVEYFRDPPPDIDQSLVERLLNPDLHHFVIFSSNVLASSAVINSTVTHAKESENQVFHVVTDKQNYFAMKLWFSRNKYMEATVEVLNIEDHKLVNNKASMSIHLSLPEEYRVSFHKVDGPPTTEYLSVFSHSHYLLPEIFPSLKKVVVLDDDIIVQRDLSVLWGINMDGKVNGAVQCCSVRLIQLQKLFADKRLDETSCAWMSGLNVIDLVRWKEQDISGTYLKLVTEMNSEEAVALRASLLTFQGEVYALDDKWVLSGLGYNYGVDIETVKNAKVLHYNGNMKPWLELGIRDYTVSWRKFLNQENQFLSDCNIN; via the exons ATGAAGGGTGGTATACTTCCGGCGAAGAGGCGATGGAAAGGTTTGGTAATTGCGGTGTTGGGTCTCGTTTTACTTTCATTGCTCGTGCCTCTAGTGTTTCTGCTTGGCCTCCATAACGGTTTTCACTCTTCGG GATATACAACACCACAACAAAGTTCAGCTTCA GTGGGACTTAGAATCTACGGTCGACATTATACTCCTAAGATTGAGAATCAGTCGGAG GATGATGAATCAACACATGTGGATGACCTAATGCAAAGATTGGAACCAACTTTTCCCAAG GATTTTGGGGAAAATATTGTTGTCGGGAAAGCGGAGAACAAGACTGCTG GATTTCCTTTGTTGGATGGATTGCCCAAAGAACGCTTAGGCGTAAAT AGCACAGGTGTTGGCGACTTAACCAAAAAAAGACACAGCACAGGTGTCGGTGACTTGGCAAATACAAAGCAGAGCACAGGTGCTGGTGACTTGGCAAAAGCAAAGCAGAGCACTGCTGTTGGTGAGTTGGGAAAAAAAGAGCAGAGCACAGATGTTGGTGACTTGGGAAAAACAAAGCAGAGCACAGGTGTTGGTGACTTGGCAAAAGCAAAGCAGACCACGGGTGTTGGTGACTTGGCAAAAGCAAAGCAGAGCACAGGTGTTGGTGACTTGGCAACAGCAAAGCAGAGCATAGGTGCTGGTGACTTGGGAAAAAAAAAGCAGAGCACCAATGTTGGTTCTACGCCTGGTGCCACCGAGAATATCAGAGACATTGATGAGGGTGAGAAATTATGTGAGCTAAAATTTGGGAGCTACTGTTTGTGGCGTCGCAATCACAAGGAGAAAGTGAATGATTTCACTGTTAGAAAGATGAAAGACTTGTTGTATGTGGCTCGGGCATATTACCCTAGCATCGCGAAGCTTCCGGCTCTTGACAAGCTGTCACATGAAATGAAGCAAAACATTCAAGACTTTGAGCGGGTGCTTAGTGTAACTACGGTGGACAAAGATCTTCCTCCTCT GACTGATCAGAAGCTACCTAAGATGGAATCTGTAATTGCTCAAGCAAAGGCATGCCGCGTAGATTGCAGTAATGTAGACAAGAAATTCAGACAACTAGTAGATCTTACTGAAGATGAAGCTACTTTCCATATGCGACAGAGTGCCTTCCTCTACCAACTAGCTGTTCAAACCATGCCCAAGAGTCATCATTGCCTGTCAATGCGATTAACTGTAGAGTATTTTAGAGACCCTCCTCCTGATATTGATCAGTCATTGGTAGAGAGACTTTTGAATCCAGATCTTCACCACTTCGTTATTTTCTCCAGCAATGTGCTAGCATCGTCTGCTGTAATTAACTCCACCGTAACACATGCAAAA GAAAGTGAGAATCAAGTATTTCATGTGGTAACAGATAAACAGAATTACTTTGCCATGAAGTTATGGTTCTCGAGGAATAAGTATATGGAGGCGACAGTTGAGGTGTTGAATATTGAAGATCATAAGCTGGTAAATAATAAGGCATCAATGTCTATTCATCTTTCCTTGCCTGAAGAATATCGTGTCTCCTTCCACAAGGTTGATGGGCCGCCAACAACAGAATACCTGTCTGTTTTTTCGCATTCCCATTATCTTCTTCCTGAGATATTCCCTAGTTTGAAGAAAGTCGTTGTCTTGGATGATGACATTATTGTGCAAAGAGACTTGTCAGTCTTATGGGGCATCAATATGGACGGGAAAGTGAATGGTGCGGTTCAGTGCTGCTCAGTTAGACTGATTCAACTGCAGAAACTTTTTGCTGACAAGAGATTGGATGAAACATCTTGTGCTTGGATGTCTGGATTAAATGTTATTGATCTAGTGAGGTGGAAGGAACAAGATATTTCTGGAACATATCTGAAGTTGGTAACAGAG ATGAATTCAGAAGAGGCTGTTGCATTGCGTGCAAGCTTGCTTACTTTTCAGGGTGAAGTTTACGCTCTTGATGATAAGTGGGTATTATCAGGACTGGGTTATAACTATGGAGTTGATATTGAAACTGTGAAGAATGCGAAAGTACTGCATTATAATGGTAACATGAAACCTTGGCTTGAGTTGGGCATCCGTGATTATACAGTTTCCTGGCGGAAGTTCCTAAACCAGGAAAATCAGTTTTTAAGTGATTGCAATATTAACTAG